The following are encoded in a window of Thalassotalea insulae genomic DNA:
- a CDS encoding DUF2141 domain-containing protein — MTNTVTLTEQSNKWREAEVIISNIDTTRGGDIVILIYQKDGFPKDHAKALKRYKIVPKNKTQTLQINIPKGAFAIKVHHDQLKLNKVRKNWTRILPADGLGFSAGAKIRFGPPSFNAAKIQQPKNGKIKITMVYP, encoded by the coding sequence ATGACAAATACCGTTACATTAACTGAACAATCAAATAAATGGCGTGAAGCTGAAGTTATTATTTCAAACATTGATACGACCCGTGGAGGTGACATAGTGATATTAATCTATCAGAAAGATGGTTTTCCGAAAGATCATGCTAAGGCCCTAAAACGTTATAAAATCGTACCCAAAAATAAAACTCAAACATTACAAATTAATATTCCTAAAGGCGCATTTGCTATAAAAGTACATCATGATCAATTGAAACTGAACAAAGTCAGAAAAAATTGGACCCGAATATTGCCAGCAGATGGTTTAGGATTTTCAGCTGGTGCAAAGATACGCTTTGGCCCCCCGTCATTCAATGCAGCAAAAATTCAGCAACCCAAAAATGGTAAGATAAAAATTACGATGGTATACCCTTAA
- a CDS encoding Crp/Fnr family transcriptional regulator — translation MNFNELAQRYGKVEVLKKKSYIFSQGEENQYIYIILEGVLKAYYLSAEGKECIKSFLFPGDTIGSLQALHGGGCNFSLLCLKKVKILKVPYKKVLSEAKTNIEVANSVIDILMLFAKKKEEREYELLCLSAAQRYQKLLEKKPDIYDVVTQNDIARYLGITPVALSRIKHQQSPSNTK, via the coding sequence ATGAATTTCAATGAATTAGCCCAGCGTTATGGCAAGGTTGAAGTATTAAAGAAAAAATCTTATATCTTCTCTCAAGGTGAGGAAAATCAATATATTTATATTATTCTCGAAGGGGTTTTGAAAGCATATTATCTCTCTGCAGAAGGAAAAGAATGTATAAAATCATTTCTATTTCCTGGAGATACTATTGGCAGTTTACAGGCGTTACATGGGGGAGGATGTAATTTTAGTTTACTTTGTTTAAAGAAAGTAAAAATACTCAAAGTCCCTTATAAAAAAGTACTATCAGAGGCCAAAACCAATATTGAGGTTGCCAACTCTGTCATTGATATTCTGATGTTATTTGCTAAGAAAAAAGAAGAGCGGGAATATGAATTATTATGTTTGTCTGCTGCTCAGCGATATCAAAAATTGTTAGAAAAGAAGCCTGATATTTATGATGTGGTGACACAAAATGACATCGCTAGGTATTTAGGAATAACACCGGTTGCATTAAGTCGCATTAAACATCAGCAATCACCAAGTAATACTAAATAA
- a CDS encoding gluconate 2-dehydrogenase subunit 3 family protein, protein MNFNEQQFKVIRVLQDGIIPPSNDAPAASDLPVAEIFASIAASWDSDTFNKTATALDIINGISLSFYNQNIWDLSADNLQTLTNVIAENEDLRPFWVPFRILTTLNYYGLPAAYQAIGLPGPTIDQGGLTPEGYPV, encoded by the coding sequence ATGAATTTTAATGAACAACAGTTTAAAGTCATCAGGGTATTACAGGACGGTATCATTCCTCCGTCAAATGATGCCCCGGCAGCTTCAGATTTACCTGTTGCAGAAATATTTGCCAGTATAGCCGCTAGTTGGGATAGCGATACGTTTAATAAAACAGCAACAGCTTTAGATATTATCAACGGCATTTCTTTATCTTTTTATAACCAAAATATTTGGGATTTGTCCGCAGACAACCTGCAAACGCTGACAAATGTAATCGCGGAAAATGAAGATCTTCGCCCATTTTGGGTCCCGTTCAGAATATTAACGACATTAAATTACTACGGATTACCCGCTGCCTATCAAGCCATAGGTTTACCTGGCCCAACAATAGATCAAGGCGGACTAACCCCCGAAGGTTACCCAGTTTAA
- a CDS encoding SDR family NAD(P)-dependent oxidoreductase, producing MQLINKNILITGATSGIGLELVEQLYKKNTIYIIARNQKKINTLKEKFALVKVFKADLNNIDELKLVSEALRSETPHLDVLINNAAVQYTPTFIDDDFDFDSIEREITTNFTSLCCLTHLLLPLLNHEKPAAILNVNSGLSLVPKKTSAIYCATKGALNIFSQSLRYQLQHTNIKVMQAFLPLVDTAMTKGRGKGKMSPSKVSALIIDGIEKSVDDNDIGKVKLLRILLRFLPFIARNIMRNH from the coding sequence ATGCAATTAATCAATAAAAATATTCTGATAACGGGCGCAACTTCTGGGATAGGACTTGAGCTTGTAGAGCAACTTTATAAGAAAAATACTATTTATATCATCGCCCGTAACCAGAAAAAAATCAATACGTTAAAAGAGAAGTTTGCGTTAGTAAAAGTATTTAAAGCAGACTTAAATAATATAGATGAGCTTAAGTTGGTATCAGAGGCGCTTCGTTCAGAAACACCCCACTTAGATGTGTTGATAAACAATGCTGCTGTTCAGTATACACCAACCTTTATTGATGACGACTTTGATTTTGATTCCATTGAAAGAGAAATCACCACGAACTTTACATCTTTATGTTGCTTAACTCATCTGCTATTACCATTGCTTAATCATGAAAAGCCTGCTGCCATATTAAATGTTAATAGTGGATTAAGTTTAGTCCCTAAAAAAACATCCGCGATTTATTGCGCGACCAAAGGCGCACTCAATATTTTCTCGCAAAGCTTAAGGTATCAGCTTCAACATACCAATATAAAAGTTATGCAGGCATTTTTACCGCTCGTTGATACTGCGATGACTAAAGGGAGAGGCAAAGGAAAAATGTCACCAAGTAAAGTAAGTGCGCTGATCATTGATGGTATCGAAAAGTCAGTTGATGACAATGACATTGGAAAGGTCAAATTGCTGCGGATATTACTACGATTTTTACCCTTTATAGCAAGAAACATTATGAGGAATCATTAA
- a CDS encoding DUF2141 domain-containing protein has protein sequence MKTPITLFITILLTLFIAMPLFAKEVSVNILNIDDKKAGNIIVMLFAEEGFPQKHDKAIKTHIKKATTNQMTFVFEQVPEEFAVKVLHDEDESGEVTKNWTGIIPSEGLGFSNGAKLSFGPPDFDEAKLLKSNIEDSLAIQIIYP, from the coding sequence ATGAAAACACCTATAACGCTGTTTATAACCATCCTATTAACCCTCTTTATTGCCATGCCTTTATTCGCTAAAGAAGTTTCAGTTAATATTCTGAATATAGATGATAAAAAAGCAGGCAACATTATCGTGATGCTATTTGCCGAAGAAGGTTTCCCACAAAAGCATGACAAAGCCATCAAAACACACATAAAAAAGGCCACAACAAACCAAATGACATTTGTTTTTGAACAAGTGCCAGAAGAGTTCGCTGTCAAGGTTTTGCATGATGAAGATGAATCAGGGGAAGTAACCAAAAATTGGACGGGTATTATCCCAAGTGAAGGACTAGGTTTTTCAAACGGTGCTAAATTAAGTTTTGGCCCTCCAGACTTTGATGAAGCCAAGCTATTAAAAAGCAATATTGAAGATTCACTAGCAATACAAATAATTTACCCATAA
- a CDS encoding twin-arginine translocation signal domain-containing protein: MKLVMDRRKFLAKTLTLGAAAVLPLPILASATEKKTSNNSLNVNCGRMMANVNLRQYYH; encoded by the coding sequence ATGAAGTTAGTAATGGATCGGCGCAAGTTTTTGGCCAAAACACTCACCTTAGGAGCGGCAGCTGTTTTACCGCTACCTATTCTAGCCTCGGCAACAGAAAAAAAAACATCGAATAATTCACTCAATGTGAATTGTGGTCGCATGATGGCAAATGTCAATTTGAGACAATATTACCATTAA
- a CDS encoding aminotransferase class I/II-fold pyridoxal phosphate-dependent enzyme: MYALESEKKSIDSKNSDIANRKANVMALLAKQKNTSKVVKAPPSQQINARAFDIRDFDNYPEVKQFNQVKALLNKCGVENPYFRINEKVAGNVTQISGTQYINYSSYNYLGLSGLEEVQIKAKEAIDIYGTSPSASRLAAGEKPIHGELEQKIANFIGTEAALVCAGGHSTNVTVIGHMFNSNDLIIYDDLSHNSVVEGCILSGARRIAFPHNDTEKCEQIIKENINNYQKIVIIIEGAYSMDGDLAPLDKFVRLRKKYPVLLYVDEAHSLGTVGKTGRGIGEYYGINAQEVDFWMGTLSKALASNGGYIAGRKSLINYLKYTTPGFVYAAGITPANAAAAVASLDVIERSNERVQRLQKNTQLFIQKAKQSGFNTGPSCDTPIVPIIVGDSEKAIILADKLFKKGVSVHPMFYPSVPLGEARLRFFISSEHTVEDLDTTIRVLSESI; this comes from the coding sequence ATGTACGCTTTAGAAAGTGAAAAGAAATCAATAGATTCGAAAAACTCAGACATTGCTAATCGTAAAGCTAACGTAATGGCATTATTAGCCAAACAAAAAAACACATCAAAAGTCGTCAAAGCACCACCATCACAACAAATAAATGCGCGAGCCTTTGATATTAGAGATTTTGATAATTACCCAGAAGTCAAACAATTTAATCAGGTAAAAGCACTGTTAAACAAATGTGGGGTTGAAAACCCATATTTTAGAATTAACGAAAAAGTTGCAGGTAATGTCACCCAAATTTCTGGCACACAATACATTAACTACTCAAGCTACAACTACCTAGGTTTATCAGGTCTAGAAGAAGTGCAAATAAAAGCGAAAGAAGCGATAGATATCTATGGTACATCGCCATCTGCTAGCCGCCTCGCCGCTGGTGAAAAACCCATTCACGGAGAGTTAGAACAGAAAATAGCTAACTTTATCGGTACTGAGGCAGCGCTAGTATGCGCCGGCGGTCATTCGACAAATGTTACCGTTATAGGTCATATGTTTAATAGTAACGACTTAATTATTTATGATGATTTAAGTCACAATAGTGTTGTAGAAGGTTGCATTCTATCTGGTGCTCGTCGCATTGCTTTTCCTCACAATGACACAGAAAAATGCGAACAAATCATCAAGGAGAATATTAATAACTACCAGAAAATCGTTATTATCATTGAAGGTGCTTACAGTATGGACGGCGACTTGGCACCACTGGACAAATTCGTCCGTTTAAGAAAAAAATATCCAGTATTACTTTATGTTGATGAAGCACATTCATTAGGTACTGTAGGTAAAACAGGGCGGGGCATAGGTGAATATTATGGTATCAATGCTCAAGAAGTCGACTTCTGGATGGGGACGTTAAGTAAAGCATTAGCAAGCAATGGTGGTTATATTGCTGGACGTAAGAGTTTAATTAACTACTTAAAATATACGACACCAGGATTTGTATACGCAGCAGGTATCACTCCAGCAAATGCTGCTGCCGCTGTCGCAAGCTTAGATGTTATTGAACGATCAAACGAACGTGTTCAACGTTTACAAAAAAATACCCAGCTCTTTATTCAAAAAGCAAAGCAGTCAGGCTTCAACACCGGCCCAAGTTGCGATACACCCATCGTACCAATAATTGTTGGTGATTCAGAAAAAGCCATTATTCTGGCAGACAAATTATTTAAAAAAGGGGTTAGTGTGCATCCTATGTTTTATCCATCAGTACCTTTAGGGGAAGCAAGGTTACGCTTTTTCATCAGTAGTGAGCATACAGTAGAAGATCTCGATACAACAATTCGCGTGTTATCTGAATCAATATAA
- a CDS encoding GMC oxidoreductase — MSDIQKYDAIVVGAGAMGAVFAHELTEAGMTVLCIEKGPFYKDHEKEFIENELETFRFIWDYTGYKITGDAFDGGPNLGTQVGGGTLSWTAAAFRMFKHDFRFASKFGCPEGANTADWPINKRMLQPFYNKAEEQMGVSGEATVWDEQGTPLPPNPPMPIYPSSRQLQQGFANLGLRSHAGRVATNSQAYNGRSGCVNCGYCRSGCRTDAKYQADEVLIKPALRTGLLTLETHSVVTKVETNNSGRRATGISYANLNTGLTSQAEADFIILANNPFEIPRLLLSSVSDKHPNGIGNKYDQIGRNFYSHATCIGMGITPYELNTYVGHSMANVMSLDTCVNTERDDYIGGFTLLSLNGSGAGSLAAFPLHKLNGLALKEEMADYNKSMVAIAFIEGMPVESNRITVDWNNLDDLGMPQPHIHYEWHQNDRNAFAHATDKLNELMYAAGSTRTYTSELFESHPMGTMRMGWNPRKSATDRFGRVHGVKNIYISGGCLFPTGSSVNPTLTMHALALRSSKKIIKKWHRKQGDYHG, encoded by the coding sequence ATGTCAGATATACAAAAATATGATGCAATCGTTGTCGGTGCCGGAGCAATGGGAGCAGTGTTTGCGCACGAATTAACCGAAGCAGGTATGACAGTTTTATGCATAGAAAAAGGTCCTTTTTATAAGGATCATGAAAAAGAGTTTATCGAAAATGAGCTTGAAACTTTCCGCTTTATATGGGATTACACGGGCTATAAGATCACCGGTGATGCATTTGATGGTGGCCCAAACCTTGGAACTCAAGTTGGCGGAGGTACATTATCATGGACAGCAGCTGCCTTTCGTATGTTTAAACATGATTTTCGCTTTGCCTCTAAATTTGGTTGTCCAGAAGGTGCCAATACAGCGGATTGGCCCATCAATAAAAGGATGTTACAGCCATTTTATAATAAAGCAGAAGAACAAATGGGGGTTTCTGGAGAGGCAACCGTTTGGGATGAACAAGGTACGCCATTACCACCAAACCCACCGATGCCTATATACCCGAGTTCACGCCAATTACAGCAAGGCTTTGCAAACTTAGGATTGCGCTCACATGCTGGGAGAGTCGCCACCAACTCACAAGCATACAATGGTAGAAGCGGGTGCGTAAATTGTGGTTATTGTCGCTCTGGTTGTCGCACTGATGCAAAATATCAAGCTGATGAGGTTTTAATAAAGCCTGCGCTTCGAACCGGACTTTTAACCTTAGAAACACATAGTGTCGTCACAAAAGTCGAAACTAATAACTCTGGAAGGCGAGCTACAGGTATTAGCTATGCTAACTTAAACACAGGGCTGACATCTCAAGCAGAGGCCGATTTTATCATTTTAGCTAATAATCCTTTTGAAATTCCTCGATTATTACTAAGCTCTGTAAGTGACAAACACCCAAATGGCATAGGCAATAAATATGACCAAATTGGTCGAAACTTCTATTCTCATGCAACATGTATTGGCATGGGGATCACGCCTTATGAATTGAATACCTATGTTGGTCATAGTATGGCTAATGTCATGTCACTTGATACATGCGTAAACACTGAACGAGATGACTATATCGGTGGCTTTACATTACTTTCATTAAATGGTTCTGGCGCAGGTTCATTAGCCGCTTTTCCTCTGCATAAACTTAATGGTCTAGCGCTTAAAGAAGAAATGGCAGATTACAATAAATCTATGGTCGCCATTGCTTTTATTGAGGGAATGCCTGTGGAATCGAACAGAATTACTGTTGACTGGAATAACCTTGATGATTTGGGTATGCCGCAACCTCATATCCATTATGAATGGCATCAAAATGACAGAAATGCATTTGCTCATGCAACAGACAAATTAAATGAACTCATGTATGCCGCAGGATCAACTAGAACATACACATCAGAACTTTTTGAAAGTCACCCTATGGGGACAATGAGAATGGGATGGAACCCAAGAAAGTCAGCAACAGATCGTTTTGGCCGAGTGCATGGGGTTAAAAATATCTATATTAGTGGTGGATGTTTATTTCCAACAGGTAGCTCAGTAAACCCAACATTAACTATGCATGCGCTAGCACTACGTTCATCCAAAAAAATCATTAAAAAATGGCATAGAAAACAAGGTGACTACCATGGATGA
- a CDS encoding phytoene desaturase family protein yields MDDVNKKHVAVIGAGLAGLISALTIQKQGHQVTLIDKRHQVGGLCGTFYIGEREFVIACNDFGEGLVKMLAQLDVKLDFEYKKSSIFYRNKWFNASPDIDMVKKLKGDWKNLCRLILAILTQQLPFKKTQTIGHFVDKHTTPGAVNDLAKIISYFMGVAPNDIQTSYFTLDKTYNYGYINMACPVGGPQVMSDAIANEFTRLKGALRLNRHVTNVTPDNDKYHIEFNNGKDEIIVDAVIDTSERASNYSEGTKRGLPLSMLCLSVKKEFIYPEDTHTLSYYQENVSSWFTALDKGEKPDKFGFHVFKSDLKQQIEDEYTINAYFYLPRDINQLDEEGRSYYCDYILSCLEQMLPGIKQHIVFQELITPDDFVHYHGLSSRVMPFIHHDNKPTIKTDNDNILRAGHTIYPPGEHAGAAALSGYMAATHWLKKNNHT; encoded by the coding sequence ATGGATGATGTCAATAAAAAGCATGTTGCCGTTATAGGGGCTGGCCTTGCTGGATTAATTTCAGCATTAACCATTCAAAAACAAGGGCACCAAGTTACCTTAATAGATAAACGCCACCAAGTTGGGGGGCTTTGTGGTACTTTTTACATCGGTGAACGTGAATTTGTTATTGCGTGCAATGACTTTGGTGAAGGGCTAGTTAAAATGCTGGCTCAACTAGATGTTAAGCTAGACTTTGAATATAAGAAATCCTCTATTTTCTATCGCAATAAATGGTTCAATGCCTCACCTGATATTGATATGGTAAAAAAATTAAAAGGTGATTGGAAGAACCTTTGTCGATTAATTTTAGCCATTTTAACGCAGCAACTTCCGTTTAAAAAAACACAGACTATTGGTCATTTTGTTGATAAACATACAACCCCTGGGGCAGTTAACGACTTAGCTAAAATAATCTCTTATTTTATGGGTGTTGCGCCTAATGATATTCAAACGTCCTACTTCACCTTAGACAAAACCTACAACTATGGTTACATCAATATGGCCTGCCCTGTTGGTGGACCGCAGGTGATGTCTGATGCAATTGCCAATGAGTTTACACGATTAAAAGGAGCGTTAAGACTCAATAGGCATGTCACTAACGTTACTCCTGATAATGATAAATACCATATAGAGTTTAATAACGGTAAAGATGAAATTATTGTCGATGCGGTAATTGATACATCTGAGCGTGCAAGTAACTACTCTGAAGGCACTAAGCGAGGCCTACCACTATCAATGCTATGCCTTAGTGTGAAAAAAGAATTTATATACCCAGAAGATACACATACCCTGTCTTACTATCAGGAAAATGTATCTTCTTGGTTTACAGCTTTAGATAAAGGAGAAAAACCTGATAAATTTGGCTTTCATGTTTTTAAGAGCGATTTAAAGCAACAAATTGAAGATGAGTACACTATCAATGCCTATTTCTATTTACCTAGGGATATCAACCAACTAGATGAAGAAGGCCGTTCATATTATTGTGATTACATTCTTAGTTGCTTAGAGCAAATGTTACCCGGGATAAAGCAACACATTGTGTTTCAAGAGCTCATAACACCTGATGACTTTGTTCATTATCATGGTTTATCAAGCCGAGTAATGCCATTTATCCACCACGACAATAAACCAACGATAAAAACCGATAATGACAATATTTTACGTGCTGGACATACCATTTATCCTCCAGGTGAACATGCAGGTGCAGCAGCCTTATCGGGGTATATGGCTGCTACACATTGGCTGAAAAAAAATAACCATACTTAA
- a CDS encoding TVP38/TMEM64 family protein, with translation MKALIKLMLILALFFASTFIVIKLTGVISVDKIETWLSLAKEINLFYVALVVTALLFADLFIAVPTLTVMILSGYFLGHFYGAIASITGVMLAGICGYVASYLYGEKLEKLIVKNLEERKALRAQFEQYGVFMILLSRAMPILPEVTACMSGITRMNFGKFLIAWICSSVPYAIIATYAGSISTLDNPKPAIITAIGLTTIFWSGWFIFRKVQKYKANRQQAIQQS, from the coding sequence ATGAAAGCCTTGATTAAATTAATGCTCATCTTAGCGCTCTTTTTTGCAAGCACTTTTATTGTAATAAAGCTTACCGGTGTGATCAGTGTTGATAAAATAGAAACTTGGCTTTCATTAGCTAAAGAAATTAACCTCTTCTATGTTGCACTAGTGGTAACAGCTCTATTATTCGCTGACTTGTTTATAGCTGTACCGACATTAACTGTGATGATCCTGAGCGGTTACTTCTTAGGTCACTTTTATGGTGCAATAGCCTCTATTACTGGCGTTATGCTGGCAGGAATATGTGGTTATGTCGCAAGCTACCTATATGGAGAAAAATTAGAAAAGCTCATTGTCAAAAATCTCGAAGAAAGAAAAGCTTTAAGAGCACAGTTTGAACAATACGGGGTATTCATGATTTTACTCTCTCGTGCAATGCCAATATTACCTGAAGTGACGGCATGCATGTCAGGTATCACTAGAATGAACTTTGGTAAATTTCTAATTGCTTGGATATGTAGCTCAGTACCCTACGCAATTATTGCAACTTATGCGGGTTCTATTAGTACATTAGACAACCCTAAACCAGCTATTATTACGGCAATAGGGCTGACTACAATATTTTGGAGTGGTTGGTTCATTTTCCGAAAAGTCCAAAAATATAAAGCCAATAGACAGCAGGCAATTCAACAAAGCTGA